GCAGCCCGTTGCCGGTGACCACGGCCACCACGCGGAGGTCCTGCGACCCGCCGCCCTCGAACTCGCGGACGGTGAGCGTCGCCCCGACGGACAGGCCGGCCTCGGTGGCGTACTCGTCCCGCACGGCCACCGCGCCGTCGACCAGGTCGTCGAGTGAACCGCTCGTGACCTCCGGTCGGAACAGGTCGCCCAGCGCGTCGCGCGGGACGCCGTCGAAGTACGCCCGGTCCCCGTACACGCGGGTGGTGGGCGCGACCTCCTCGACCTCGGGGACCGCGGCGAGGTCGGTCGCCAGCCGCTCGGGCAGCGGTCGGTCGTGGACGGAGGACGTCACCGTGTAGTCGGCGGGCATCCGCTGGTCGATCTGGGCGTTGGCGGTCTCCTTCGCGCTGTTGGCGACCACCGTCACCAGGGACACGATGGTCACGCCGATGAGCAGCGCGGCGGTGGTCGCGGCGGTGCGCTTGGGGTTGCGGGCGGCGTTGGCGGAGGCCAGCTTCGCGGGCACGCCGAACAGCATCCGCGGCACGACGCCGAGCGCCCGGTTGACCGGTCCAACCAGCAGCGGGCCGAGGACGATCACGGCGGCGAGCAGCGCCATGGTGCCCCCGCCGCTGACGACCATCGACGCGTTCTCGTCGTCGATGCCCATGCCCAGCACGATCGCGCCGACGCCGACCACGGCGAACAGCACGGCCGTCAGGACCCTCAGCACGCCGGTGCGCCTGACCTCCTCGCCGCTGTCGGGCTGGCTGCGCAGCGCGGCCACCGGCGGCACGCGGGTCGCCTTGCGGGCGGGCAGCACGGCGGCCAGCACGGTCACCAGGGTGCCCACGGCGAACGCGGCCAGCACGGTGGTCACCGACACGGGCAGGCTCACCGCGCCGGTGCCGCCGTCGAAGCTCCCGATCACCTCCTGGAGCAGCGCGGAGACGCCGAGGCCGGCGAACAGGCCGAGCACGGACGCGACGAGCCCCATCACCAGGGCCTCGGCCAGCACGCCGCGGAACACCTGGGCGCGGCTCGCCCCCACGCACCGCATCAGGGCCAGCTCGCGGGTGCGCTGGGCGACCAAGATGGTGAACGTGTTGTAGATGACCATGGCCGCGACGACGAGCGCGATGAGCGCGAACGCGAGCAGCACGGTGGTGAACTCGCCGGCCTGGGAGGCGACCTGGCGCAGCGCCTCCTGCGTCAGCTCCTCGCCCGTCAGGAACCGGTAACCGTCCCCGCCGACGGCCTCGCGCAGGTCGTCCACCAACTGCTGCTGGGTGACGCCGGGCGCGGCCACGGCGACCACCTCGTAGGGCAGCCGGTCCTCGGCGAACTCCCGGAGCGCGGCGGGCGTGAGCACGACGTGGTCGTTGCCCGACACCTGGACCCGGTTGACGCCCTGCGCGTAGGTGCCGACGACGGTGAACGCGCGCTCCGACTGGTCGGGCGCCAGCAGCGTGACCGTGCCGCCGACGGTGAGCTTCGCGGTCGAGGCGGTGCGCTCGTCGACCGCGATCTCGTCGTCACCGGTCGGGTAGCGGCCGGCGACGAGGTCG
This region of Saccharothrix longispora genomic DNA includes:
- a CDS encoding ABC transporter permease, encoding MLRTIIAGLRARTARLVLSSVAIALGVAFVTGTLVLGDAMNASLRDQFAKGARNVDASVTPSGTSEDGPKGITPEVLEKVRQTPGVAGADTRYIASVPLIGGDGKAKNAWGAPLASTERLREFDLVAGRYPTGDDEIAVDERTASTAKLTVGGTVTLLAPDQSERAFTVVGTYAQGVNRVQVSGNDHVVLTPAALREFAEDRLPYEVVAVAAPGVTQQQLVDDLREAVGGDGYRFLTGEELTQEALRQVASQAGEFTTVLLAFALIALVVAAMVIYNTFTILVAQRTRELALMRCVGASRAQVFRGVLAEALVMGLVASVLGLFAGLGVSALLQEVIGSFDGGTGAVSLPVSVTTVLAAFAVGTLVTVLAAVLPARKATRVPPVAALRSQPDSGEEVRRTGVLRVLTAVLFAVVGVGAIVLGMGIDDENASMVVSGGGTMALLAAVIVLGPLLVGPVNRALGVVPRMLFGVPAKLASANAARNPKRTAATTAALLIGVTIVSLVTVVANSAKETANAQIDQRMPADYTVTSSVHDRPLPERLATDLAAVPEVEEVAPTTRVYGDRAYFDGVPRDALGDLFRPEVTSGSLDDLVDGAVAVRDEYATEAGLSVGATLTVREFEGGGSQDLRVVAVVTGNGLPDGLMTLETSKRFAQAAEGYDSILIKLRDGAANGRAAVEEVTDASPLAVLDSAAETKEQLNSQLDQVLGFIWALIGLAVVIALFGIANTLTLSVLERTRESALLRALGLTRGQLRLMLVIESVLMAVMGAAIGLVLGIGFGWVVVEAVSSDTVPFDLVVPFGQIGVMLAGAVVAAVLAAALPARRAARTSVIAGIAEA